In one window of Pseudoliparis swirei isolate HS2019 ecotype Mariana Trench chromosome 15, NWPU_hadal_v1, whole genome shotgun sequence DNA:
- the LOC130205665 gene encoding prosaposin produces MMTLLKMALILFAGLQGCALNSAFHIDGLQSIPDALRATEDVCQDCTQLFELLADLFSKADLQKKMMDGIENLCDHLPGPATAALCKEEVEKMLPLVINFIAGVAKPAEVCKVIGLCGSFDTQQKMISHLDKEALQVQTSTPCYLCVFIIQRLEDMISKDWTEEAVIKLLGEMCRVLPSSYRDQCEAVIGRFSKAVLDAILSYATPQAVCALIQLCQVQEAPLVDPCTWATYRCRDVTTALKCGTVFYCHKFAWKPLNTL; encoded by the exons ATGATGACTTTGCTCAAGATGGCTTTGATTCTCTTCGCTGGTCTTCAAGGCTGTG CTCTGAATTCGGCTTTCCACATCGATGGTTTGCAAAGTATTCCAGATGCCCTGAGAGCT ACTGAGGATGTCTGCCAGGACTGCACCCAACTATTTGAACTCCTTGCTGACCTGTTTTCCAAAGCTGACCTCCAG AAAAAGATGATGGATGGCATTGAAAATCTGTGTGACCACCTGCCCGGACCAGCGACTGCTGCTCTCTGCAAAGAAGAGGTGGAGAAGATGCTTCCACTGGTCATCAACTTCATTGCTGGGGTCGCA AAACCAGCAGAGGTCTGCAAAGTCATCGGACTCTGTGGCTCCTTTGACACGCAGCAGAAGATGATCAGTCATTTGGACAAGGAGGCCCTTCAG GTGCAGACCAGCACACCATGCTACCTCTGTGTTTTCATTATCCAGAGATTGGAGGACATGATCTCTAAAGACTGGACTGAG GAGGCCGTGATCAAGCTGCTGGGGGAGATGTGTCGTGTCTTGCCTTCCTCCTACCGAGACCAGTGCGAGGCCGTGATTGGCAGGTTCAGCAAGGCGGTGCTGGATGCAATCCTGAGCTACGCCACCCCGCAGGCCGTCTGCGCTCTCATCCAGCTGTGCCAGGTGCAGGAGGCTCCTCTCGTAG ACCCATGCACTTGGGCAACCTACAGGTGCAGAGATGTGACTACTGccctcaaatgtgga ACGGTCTTCTACTGTCACAAATTTGCCTGGAAGCCTCtcaacacactttaa
- the ggcx gene encoding vitamin K-dependent gamma-carboxylase isoform X2: MEKIFGFRKEDLTSWPSLVTLLNRPTDPASLGIFRCLFGLLMVIDITQERGLSHLDYKYMDGAPVCRFPLFNVVQPLPLDWMYLVYVVMFFGALGIMLGCFYRLSCLMFISTYWYIFMLDKTAWNNHSYLYGLIGFQLTFMDGNRYWSMDGLRRPSIRNAHVPLWNYTLLRTQIFIVYFLAGLKKLDADWVEGYSMSYLAHHWLFDPFKVILPVELINLLVVHGGGLFLDLTAGYLLFFDATRPYAFFFVSYFHCMNSQLFSIGMFSYTMLATSPLFCYTDWPRRFFARFPSFLRAVLPLTSPDPQPSTSCVYNKIQSTSTNPQETPPVAKAPKLRFKHKLAAIFTLLYIAEQLFLPYSHFITQGYNNWTNGLYGYSWDMMVHSRSHQHVKITYKDGKTGEIGYLNPGVFTQSRRWKDHGDMLKQYSTCLNHLLPRYNISDPEIYFDIWVSINERFQQRICDPRVDVVKADWSPFRPNTWLMPLLVDLSPWRTKFQEIEGSLDNQTEIVFIADFPGLHLENFVSEDLGNTSISVLQGQVNVEIVEEKKNYTLQPGEKMKVTAGAYHKVYTVSEVPSCYMYIYVNTTEAALQKNFTKLHDLQERVRNGTETEPLPPQLQPLIAADGDEGSEVNATDPIVQLFLKRQRRMKEVKKRREAGALERLERFAVKKYYTMRRGFLMTAIAMRNLAVGLPSLEQLTREVDFANMKEPQAEANQAEANQDERVKDEAGHGEL; the protein is encoded by the exons ATGGAGAAGATCTTTGGGTTCAGGAAGGAGGACCTGACCTCCTGGCCCAGCCTGGTGACCCTCCTGAACCGCCCCACTGACCCTGCATCCCTTGGCATCTTCCGCTGCTTGTTTG GTTTGCTCATGGTCATCGACATCACGCAGGAGCGTGGCCTCAGTCACTTGGACTATAAATACATGGATGGTGCCCCTGTGTGCCGCTTTCCCCTCTTCAATGTCGTACAGCCACTGCCGCTGGATTGGATGTATCTGGTGTATGTGGTGATGTTCTTCG GTGCTTTGGGCATCATGCTTGGCTGTTTCTACCGTCTCTCCTGCCTCATGTTCATCTCGACGTACTGGTACATCTTCATGCTGGACAAAACGGCCTGGAACAATCACTCGTACCTGTACGGCCTCATCGGTTTTCAGCTCACATTTATGGATGGCAATAGATACTG GTCAATGGATGGATTGCGGAGGCCTTCTATAAGAAATGCTCACGTGCCTCTATGGAATTACACCTTGTTGAGGACACAG ATATTTATTGTATACTTCCTCGCTGGACTCAAAAAGTTGGATGCAGATTGGGTGGAGGGCTACTCGATGTCATACCTGGCTCACCATTGGCTGTTTGATCCTTTCAA AGTGATTCTGCCTGTGGAGTTAATAAATCTGCTCGTGGTGCACGGAGGAGGTCTTTTTCTGGATCTGACAGCCGGCTACCTGCTGTTTTTTGATGCCACACGACCGTATGCATTTTTCTTCGTCTCCTACTTCCACTGTATGAACTCTCAGCTCTTCAGCATTG GGATGTTTTCCTACACAATGTTGGCCACCAGTCCCCTCTTCTGCTACACCGACTGGCCAAGAAGATTCTTTGCACGTTTCCCATCATTCCTCAGGGCAGTCCTGCCACTCACCTCACCGGACCCTCAGCCCAGTACTTCTTGTGTTTACAATAAGATCCAAAGCACCAGCACCAATCCTCAGGAGACCCCGCCTGTCGCCAAAGCTCCCAAACTGAGATTCAAGCACAAGCTGGCAGCCATCTTTACTCTTCTCTACATCGCTGAACAGCTCTTCCTGCCTTACTCCCACTTCATCACACAG GGATACAACAACTGGACCAACGGCTTGTACGGCTACTCATGGGACATGATGGTTCACTCCCGCAGCCATCAGCATGTAAAGATCACCTACAAAGATGGAAAAACTGGAGAAATTGGATATCTGAACCCCGGA GTGTTCACACAAAGCCGTCGCTGGAAAGACCACGGAGACATGCTGAAGCAGTATTCCACGTGCCTCAATCACTTACTGCCGCGCTATAATATCTCTGATCCTGAAATCTACTTCGACATCTGGGTGTCCATCAACGAACGCTTCCAGCAAAG GATCTGTGATCCCCGTGTGGACGTTGTGAAGGCCGATTGGTCACCTTTTCGTCCAAACACATGGCTGATGCCCCTCCTGGTGGACCTCTCACCGTGGAGGACCAAGTTTCAGGAGATTGAGGGCAGTCTGGACAATCAGACGGAGATTGTCTTCATCGCTGATTTCCCAG GTCTGCACTTGGAGAACTTTGTCAGTGAGGATCTGGGCAACACCAGCATCAGTGTTTTGCAGGGCCAAGTGAATGTTGAGAtcgtggaggagaagaagaactacACTCTGCAGCCTGGTGAGAAGATGAAG GTAACTGCCGGGGCCTACCACAAGGTGTACACAGTGTCTGAAGTACCGTCTTGCTATATGTATATCTACGTGAACACCACCGAGGCGGCGCTACAGAAGAACTTCACCAAGCTGCATGACCTTCAAGAGCGCGTTCGCAATGGGACAG AAACcgagcctcttcctcctcagctgcAGCCTCTTATCGCCGCAGACGGTGATGAAGGGTCGGAGGTCAATGCGACCGACCCGATTGTGCAGCTGTTCCTGAAGAGGCAACGGCgcatgaaggaggtgaagaagcgCAGGGAGGCCGGTGCACTGGAGCGACTGGAGCGCTTCGCGGTGAAGAAGTACTATACGATGCGGAGGGG ATTCTTGATGACAGCCATCGCGATGAGAAACCTGGCGGTTGGTCTCCCTTCTCTGGAGCAGCTGACAAGAGAAGTGGACTTCGCCAACATGAAAGAACCTCAGGCCGAAGCCAACCAGGCCGAAGCCAACCAGGACGAACGGGTGAAAGACGAAGCTGGTCATGGAGAACTttaa
- the ggcx gene encoding vitamin K-dependent gamma-carboxylase isoform X1 — protein sequence MEARGTTAGALVSRDGEEQAAKKDTAPPKTETPQTKSKMEKIFGFRKEDLTSWPSLVTLLNRPTDPASLGIFRCLFGLLMVIDITQERGLSHLDYKYMDGAPVCRFPLFNVVQPLPLDWMYLVYVVMFFGALGIMLGCFYRLSCLMFISTYWYIFMLDKTAWNNHSYLYGLIGFQLTFMDGNRYWSMDGLRRPSIRNAHVPLWNYTLLRTQIFIVYFLAGLKKLDADWVEGYSMSYLAHHWLFDPFKVILPVELINLLVVHGGGLFLDLTAGYLLFFDATRPYAFFFVSYFHCMNSQLFSIGMFSYTMLATSPLFCYTDWPRRFFARFPSFLRAVLPLTSPDPQPSTSCVYNKIQSTSTNPQETPPVAKAPKLRFKHKLAAIFTLLYIAEQLFLPYSHFITQGYNNWTNGLYGYSWDMMVHSRSHQHVKITYKDGKTGEIGYLNPGVFTQSRRWKDHGDMLKQYSTCLNHLLPRYNISDPEIYFDIWVSINERFQQRICDPRVDVVKADWSPFRPNTWLMPLLVDLSPWRTKFQEIEGSLDNQTEIVFIADFPGLHLENFVSEDLGNTSISVLQGQVNVEIVEEKKNYTLQPGEKMKVTAGAYHKVYTVSEVPSCYMYIYVNTTEAALQKNFTKLHDLQERVRNGTETEPLPPQLQPLIAADGDEGSEVNATDPIVQLFLKRQRRMKEVKKRREAGALERLERFAVKKYYTMRRGFLMTAIAMRNLAVGLPSLEQLTREVDFANMKEPQAEANQAEANQDERVKDEAGHGEL from the exons ATGGAGGCGAGAGGCACAACTGCAG GTGCTCTTGTGAGCAGGGATGGAGAGGAACAAGCTGCAAAGAAGGACACCGCTCCACCAAAAACGGAGACGCCACAGACCAAAAGCAAGATGGAGAAGATCTTTGGGTTCAGGAAGGAGGACCTGACCTCCTGGCCCAGCCTGGTGACCCTCCTGAACCGCCCCACTGACCCTGCATCCCTTGGCATCTTCCGCTGCTTGTTTG GTTTGCTCATGGTCATCGACATCACGCAGGAGCGTGGCCTCAGTCACTTGGACTATAAATACATGGATGGTGCCCCTGTGTGCCGCTTTCCCCTCTTCAATGTCGTACAGCCACTGCCGCTGGATTGGATGTATCTGGTGTATGTGGTGATGTTCTTCG GTGCTTTGGGCATCATGCTTGGCTGTTTCTACCGTCTCTCCTGCCTCATGTTCATCTCGACGTACTGGTACATCTTCATGCTGGACAAAACGGCCTGGAACAATCACTCGTACCTGTACGGCCTCATCGGTTTTCAGCTCACATTTATGGATGGCAATAGATACTG GTCAATGGATGGATTGCGGAGGCCTTCTATAAGAAATGCTCACGTGCCTCTATGGAATTACACCTTGTTGAGGACACAG ATATTTATTGTATACTTCCTCGCTGGACTCAAAAAGTTGGATGCAGATTGGGTGGAGGGCTACTCGATGTCATACCTGGCTCACCATTGGCTGTTTGATCCTTTCAA AGTGATTCTGCCTGTGGAGTTAATAAATCTGCTCGTGGTGCACGGAGGAGGTCTTTTTCTGGATCTGACAGCCGGCTACCTGCTGTTTTTTGATGCCACACGACCGTATGCATTTTTCTTCGTCTCCTACTTCCACTGTATGAACTCTCAGCTCTTCAGCATTG GGATGTTTTCCTACACAATGTTGGCCACCAGTCCCCTCTTCTGCTACACCGACTGGCCAAGAAGATTCTTTGCACGTTTCCCATCATTCCTCAGGGCAGTCCTGCCACTCACCTCACCGGACCCTCAGCCCAGTACTTCTTGTGTTTACAATAAGATCCAAAGCACCAGCACCAATCCTCAGGAGACCCCGCCTGTCGCCAAAGCTCCCAAACTGAGATTCAAGCACAAGCTGGCAGCCATCTTTACTCTTCTCTACATCGCTGAACAGCTCTTCCTGCCTTACTCCCACTTCATCACACAG GGATACAACAACTGGACCAACGGCTTGTACGGCTACTCATGGGACATGATGGTTCACTCCCGCAGCCATCAGCATGTAAAGATCACCTACAAAGATGGAAAAACTGGAGAAATTGGATATCTGAACCCCGGA GTGTTCACACAAAGCCGTCGCTGGAAAGACCACGGAGACATGCTGAAGCAGTATTCCACGTGCCTCAATCACTTACTGCCGCGCTATAATATCTCTGATCCTGAAATCTACTTCGACATCTGGGTGTCCATCAACGAACGCTTCCAGCAAAG GATCTGTGATCCCCGTGTGGACGTTGTGAAGGCCGATTGGTCACCTTTTCGTCCAAACACATGGCTGATGCCCCTCCTGGTGGACCTCTCACCGTGGAGGACCAAGTTTCAGGAGATTGAGGGCAGTCTGGACAATCAGACGGAGATTGTCTTCATCGCTGATTTCCCAG GTCTGCACTTGGAGAACTTTGTCAGTGAGGATCTGGGCAACACCAGCATCAGTGTTTTGCAGGGCCAAGTGAATGTTGAGAtcgtggaggagaagaagaactacACTCTGCAGCCTGGTGAGAAGATGAAG GTAACTGCCGGGGCCTACCACAAGGTGTACACAGTGTCTGAAGTACCGTCTTGCTATATGTATATCTACGTGAACACCACCGAGGCGGCGCTACAGAAGAACTTCACCAAGCTGCATGACCTTCAAGAGCGCGTTCGCAATGGGACAG AAACcgagcctcttcctcctcagctgcAGCCTCTTATCGCCGCAGACGGTGATGAAGGGTCGGAGGTCAATGCGACCGACCCGATTGTGCAGCTGTTCCTGAAGAGGCAACGGCgcatgaaggaggtgaagaagcgCAGGGAGGCCGGTGCACTGGAGCGACTGGAGCGCTTCGCGGTGAAGAAGTACTATACGATGCGGAGGGG ATTCTTGATGACAGCCATCGCGATGAGAAACCTGGCGGTTGGTCTCCCTTCTCTGGAGCAGCTGACAAGAGAAGTGGACTTCGCCAACATGAAAGAACCTCAGGCCGAAGCCAACCAGGCCGAAGCCAACCAGGACGAACGGGTGAAAGACGAAGCTGGTCATGGAGAACTttaa
- the mpx gene encoding eosinophil peroxidase: MLVSALLVLGIGLMPAHSEPAGEHLGSPLLQQCFEEAKKVVDDAYKYSREESLRRVRREMVRPHDALRLLKQPRGETRSAVRSADYMAQTLRLLHERVHHVHKRTLNATDLLTAEDLRKLAEITGCSARVRIPSCRTTPNLNKYRTVTSVCNNLKDPRRGASNTPFGRWLPAEYEDGVSQPRGWNKSRTFNNFMLPLVRQVSNNILSTTDAGVVNDREYTHLVTLFGQWNDHDLTFTPFSPSIRSFSNGINCDESCEKTEPCIPIAIPRGDPRLPTGPDSCIPSFRSAPVCGTGNSAFNFGGEPNQREQINALTAFLDLSQVYGSDEKLALFLRDLENDGGLLRVNAEFRDNRRELLPFSPLQANICATRKRVTNDTNAREVPCFIAGDVRVDENIALTSIHTLFMREHNRLARQLKRLNHQWDSETLYQEARKIMGAYTQVFVFRDYLPHIVGVDAMRRQLGRYPGYNSSVDPSIANVFSTAAYRFGHLAIQPFLSRLDANYRENPLLPSVPLFKAFFAPWRIVFEGGIEPLLRGLIGRPAKLNTQDHMMVDALREKLFKFVIDLALDLGSLNMARGREHGLPGYNAWRNLCGLSQPRNQAQLAQVLNNRDLARRMLRLYGTADNIDVWMGGVAEPFVRGGRVGPLFACLIATQFQRIRQGDRLWYENSGVFTAAQRSALSAASISRIICDNTGITSVPADAFSVLSRRNRLVRCSNVRRLNLSAWRERACTGPGDDCNEVSENETVKKKTTQPDQKDLQELQALLDNEVQ, encoded by the exons ATGCTTGTCTCTGCACTTCTTGTGCTGGGCATCGGCCTGATGCCGGCCCACTCCGAACCTGCAG GAGAACACCTCGGCAGCCCTCTCCTTCAGCAGTGTTTTGAGGAGGCAAAGAAAGTCGTCGATGATGCCTACAAGTACTCCAGAGAAGA GAGTCTGAGACGAGTCCGCCGGGAGATGGTGCGTCCTCACGATGCTCTTCGTCTCCTCAAGCAGCCTCGTGGTGAGACACGCTCAGCTGTGAGATCTGCAGACTACATGGCACAaaccctccgtctgctgcacGAGAGAGTTCATCATGTGCACAAGCGCACGCTCAAcgcaacag ATTTGCTTACCGCAGAGGACCTGAGAAAGCTTGCTGAGATAACGGGTTGTTCGGCTCGAGTCCGTATTCCATCGTGCCGCACAACGCCAAACCTTAACAAGTATCGCACAGTCACCAGCGTCTGCAACAACCT GAAAGACCCTCGCCGCGGAGCCTCAAACACCCCCTTCGGCCGCTGGCTACCTGCCGAATATGAAGACGGCGTCTCTCAACCGAGAGGCTGGAACAAAAGCCGAACGTTCAACAACTTCATGCTCCCATTG GTGCGACAGGTGTCCAACAACATCCTAAGCACAACCGACGCGGGTGTCGTCAACGACAGAGAATACACTCACCTGGTGACCCTGTTTGGTCAGTGGAACGACCACGATCTCACCTTCACGCCCTTCTCGCCCAGCATCCGCTCCTTCAGCAACGGGATCAACTGTGATGAGAGCTGTGAGAAAACTGAGCCGTGCATCCCCATCGCG ATTCCCCGCGGTGACCCCCGCTTGCCCACGGGCCCAGACAGCTGCATACCTTCATTCAGATCCGCACCTGTTTGCGGGACGGGAAACTCGGCCTTCAACTTCGGAGGAGAGCCCAACCAGAGGGAGCAGATCAACGCCCTGACAGCCTTCCTGGATCTAAGCCAAGTCTACGGCTCTGATGAGAAGCTTGCCCTGTTTCTTCGCGACCTCGAAAATGATGGCGGCCTCCTGCGTGTGAATGCAGAGTTCAGGGACAACAGGCGTGAGCTGCTGCCCTTTAGCCCCCTCCAGGCCAACATTTGTGCCACTCGCAAACGAGTCACCAACGACACCAACGCCCGAGAGGTGCCCTGCTTCATTGCAG GCGACGTCCGTGTGGACGAGAACATCGCGCTGACGTCCATTCACACGCTGTTCATGCGTGAGCACAACCGCCTGGCCCGTCAACTGAAGAGACTAAACCATCAATGGGACAGTGAGACACTCTACCAAGAGGCCCGCAAGATCATGGGTGCTTACACACAG GTGTTTGTGTTCAGGGACTATCTGCCTCACATTGTGGGCGTCGACGCGATGCGCAGACAGCTCGGCCGTTACCCCGGCTACAATTCTAGCGTGGACCCCAGCATCGCCAACGTCTTTTCAACAGCAGCTTACCGCTTCGGCCACTTGGCCATCCAGCCGTTCTTATCCCGCCTGGATGCAAATTACAGAGAGAACCCTCTTCTTCCCAGTGTTCCCTTGTTCAAGGCCTTCTTCGCGCCCTGGAGGATCGTCTTTGAGG GTGGCATCGAGCCTCTGCTCCGGGGTTTGATCGGCCGTCCTGCTAAACTGAACACTCAGGATCACATGATGGTGGACGCTCTGAGGGAGAAGCTGTTCAAGTTTGTGATAGATCTGGCTTTGGACTTGGGCTCTCTCAACATGGCGCGGGGCCGTGAACACGGCTTGCCTG GTTACAACGCCTGGCGCAATTTATGCGGCCTGTCTCAGCCCAGGAATCAGGCGCAGCTCGCTCAGGTCTTGAACAACAGGGACCTGGCTCGCCGGATGCTGCGGCTCTACGGTACGGCCGACAACATCGACGTCTGGATGGGAGGCGTGGCAGAGCCGTTCGTCCGCGGCGGCCGCGTGGGGCCTCTGTTCGCCTGCCTCATCGCAACGCAGTTCCAGAGGATCCGCCAGGGGgacag GCTGTGGTACGAGAACTCGGGCGTCTTCACCGCGGCTCAGAGATCTGCTCTGTCCGCGGCCTCCATATCCAGGATCATCTGTGACAACACCGGTATCACGTCTGTCCCCGCTGACGCCTTCAGCGTCCTCTCTCGCAGGAACCGGCTCGTTCGCTGCTCCAACGTCCGACGCCTGAACCTCTCAGCCTGGAGGGAGAGAGCGTGCACAG GCCCGGGTGATGACTGTAATGAAGTCAGTGAAAATGAG actgtgaagaagaagacgacccAGCCAGACCAGAAGGACCTCCAGGAGCTCCAGGCCCTCCTGGACAACGAG GTCCAATAG
- the snx24 gene encoding sorting nexin-24 → MHPVRVSIPSFRSENNSIEKGYTVFGIDVLMNGRQHAVEKRYSEFHTLHKMLKKSIKPPEIPSKHVRNWVPKVLEQRRQGLELYLQTIIMENGVLPKIFLDFLNIRHFPSVPKTESCGSFDTESEESSKLSHQPILLFLRDPYLLPTAHDAFSNVVIEGVVHGVFYPDLQPR, encoded by the exons ATGCACCCAGTCAGAGTATCGATCCCGTCGTTTCGTTCAGAAAACAACTCGATCGAGAAAGGATACACG gTCTTCGGAATTGACGTGCTGATGAATGGCCGACAACACGCTGTTGAGAAACGCTACAGTGAATTCCACACTTTGCATAAAATG CTGAAGAAAAGCATAAAGCCTCCCGAGATCCCTTCCAAACATGTTAGAAACTGGGTTCCCAAAGTGCTGGAGCAGAGGAGGCAAGGCCTGGAGCTCTACCTGCAG ACTATAATTATGGAAAATGGAGTTCTTCCAAAGATATTCTTGGATTTCCTAAATATCCGCCATTTTCCTTCAGTTCCAAAAACAGAAAGCTGTGG GTCGTTTGATACAGAATCAGAAGAATCAAG TAAACTTTCACATCAGCCCATCTTGCTGTTTCTGAGAGACCCCTACCTGCTGCCAACCGCTCACG atgCATTTTCAAATGTTGTGATTGAAGGTGTGGTACATGGAGTTTTCTACCCGGATCTTCAACCAAGGTAG
- the loxa gene encoding protein-lysine 6-oxidase, with amino-acid sequence MGLRIFGTPLYAYACIYFFVFLLQAVQSQTNSGTQLGKSQKAVLRQTLQWSHNGKVFSILSQGSEYQRPRRRGASKEQVQARPVTIIRDADVRHPDTTNQRVAQREQQQPPRPASDLHRARGLPSPLQRLVRGQEHRQLNHTDRVGELTETQKNSNETQEKVTVSPPLPRREDMMVGDDPYDPYKSTDRDNPYYNRYDVYERPRRRSRTRYHQYGLPDLVPDAYYIQSSAYVQRVPMYNLRCAAEENCLSSSAYTASIRDYDTRMLLRFPQRVKNQGTADFRPSRPRYSWEWHSCHQHFHSMDEFSHYELLDASSHHSVAEGHKASFCLEDTSCDYGYYRRFACTSHTQGLSPGCYDTYNADIDCQWIDITDVKPGNYILKITVNPQYHVPESDYSNNVVRCDVRYTGNYAYVSGCHMSSY; translated from the exons ATGGGATTACGCATATTTGGCACGCCACTTTACGCATATGCGTGcatctatttttttgttttcctcctgCAAGCTGTCCAGTCTCAAACCAATTCAGGGACCCAACTAGGAAAAAGCCAAAAAGCAGTTCTCCGGCAGACGCTACAGTGGTCACACAACGGCAAGGTTTTTAGCATTTTAAGCCAGGGCTCGGAGTATCAGCGACCGAGGCGCAGGGGCGCATCCAAGGAGCAAGTGCAGGCGCGACCAGTCACCATCATTCGTGATGCGGACGTGAGACATCCGGACACCACGAACCAGCGTGTGGCCCAgcgggagcagcagcagcctccccgGCCGGCGTCCGATCTGCATCGAGCCCGCGGGCTCCCGTCTCCGCTCCAAAGACTCGTGAGAGGGCAAGAGCACCGCCAGCTGAATCACACTGACCGTGTCGGTGAGCTCACGGAGACGCAGAAGAACAGCAATGAGACCCAGGAAAAGGTCACTGTCAGTCCGCCTCTGCCCCGGAGAGAAGACATGATGGTCGGTGATGATCCCTACGACCCCTACAAGTCCACAGATAGAGATAACCCGTATTACAATCGTTATGACGTTTACGAGAGACCGAGGCGGAGATCGAGAACAAGGTATCATCAGTATG gtCTGCCGGATCTAGTACCTGATGCGTACTACATTCAATCCTCTGCTTATGTCCAGAGAGTCCCAATGTACAACCTGAGATGTGCAGCTGAGGAGAACTGTTTGTCGAG CTCAGCGTATACAGCCAGCATTAGAGACTATGACACCCGCATGCTGCTGAGGTTTCCTCAGAGAGTCAAGAACCAAGGGACGGCGGACTTCCGCCCCAGCAGGCCACGTTACTCCTGGGAGTGGCACAGCTGCCACCA GCACTTCCACAGCATGGACGAGTTCAGCCACTACGAACTGCTGGACGCCTCCTCTCACCACTCGGTGGCCGAGGGCCACAAAgccagcttctgcctggaggaCACTTCCTGTGACTACGGCTACTACAGGAGATTTGCCTGCACCTCACATACCCAG GGCCTGAGTCCAGGATGTTATGATACCTACAACGCAGACATCGACTGCCAGTGGATTGACATCACCGATGTGAAACCTGGAAACTATATCCTCAAG ATCACTGTAAATCCCCAATATCATGTCCCAGAATCAGACTACAGCAACAACGTTGTGCGCTGTGACGTTCGCTACACTGGCAACTACGCCTATGTGTCCGGCTGTCACATGTCATC GTATTAG